A stretch of Halomonas elongata DSM 2581 DNA encodes these proteins:
- a CDS encoding TRAP transporter small permease, translating into MTGLVLVSTLMRYLAGSPIGFSDELSGLLFLSLSFLSLPHVLNTSQHIRIDLLVRTFSHRLAVVADIFANAIFIAFAGIFAYEAWDFMVFSLQIGARSEISGVLLWPWMALMPLSMLLCILIIVRNGLRGLFGRNASSSEGGLS; encoded by the coding sequence ATGACCGGTCTCGTGCTGGTCAGTACCCTGATGAGATATCTGGCCGGGAGTCCCATCGGATTTTCCGATGAACTCTCCGGCCTGCTGTTCCTCTCCCTCTCGTTCCTGTCGCTCCCTCACGTACTGAATACCAGTCAGCACATTCGCATCGATCTGCTGGTGCGTACCTTTTCCCATCGTCTGGCCGTAGTGGCCGACATCTTCGCCAATGCGATCTTCATCGCCTTCGCCGGGATCTTCGCCTACGAGGCCTGGGACTTCATGGTGTTCTCGCTGCAGATCGGCGCGCGTTCCGAAATCAGCGGAGTGCTGCTGTGGCCCTGGATGGCGCTGATGCCGCTGTCGATGTTGCTGTGCATCCTGATCATCGTGAGAAACGGGCTGCGGGGGCTGTTTGGCCGAAATGCGTCATCATCCGAGGGGGGCCTGTCATGA